Genomic segment of Microbacterium sp. M28:
CAGGTGATCCGGTCGATCAAGGGTGAAGAACAAGTCGTCCTCCTGACTGCCGGGATGACAGACGTCGAGGAGGAGCGTGCCGACGGCCTGAAGCTCGCGATCGGCGACGTCCAGCTCCTCACGCTTCCGGGCACCGAGCGTTCAGTACTGGTGCGCTACGACTACGACGCGAAATTCGGGATCGAGGGAAAGGACGTGGATATCGTCCCGACGGGCGACAGCTCATATCACGTCCACATCCCCGAGTTCATCTCGCTGGGCTATGCCAACCCCGAACTGAGCGTGGCCAACGAAGAGAACGGCGTCCTCAGCTGGACAACCCCGAAGATCGACACCGACGAGGTGTTCGAGGAAATTCTGTCCGACCACGCGATAGACGAGCACGTCGAAGGCTTCCGTTCTGTCCTCGAAGATCAGGCCGAGGCGTTCTACACCCGCATCGCGGAGGCTATCGATCCTGACATCACGCTCGAGTTCGAGTTCACGTCATGACCGGACCTGACGCCTCGGAACGAGTCGACCCACCTCACGAGGTTGACGGACAGCCGTTTCTCGACGCGACTTCCGAGGCGAAGTCCCGGTACGGCCGGTTCAACCTCGCCGTGATCGGTGGCACGGGTGTGGGCAAGTCCTCACTCGTGAACGCAGTCTTCGGTCGCGACTTGGCCAAGGTCGGCAAAGGCTTACCGGTGACTCGCGGCGTGCACTACCACCATGACGACTCGCTCGGCATCTGGGACATCGAAGGCTTCGAGATCGGTTCGGCCGTTCCTCCGGGCGAGCAGTTGAAGCGTCATCTGGAGACGATCTCCCAACGGACGTCTGCGGAGCAGATCGCGGTCGTCTGGTACTGCGTGAAAGCCAACGACGACCGCCTTACGCCCGCTGACATCGAGATGATCCGGGAATTGGATGCCCGCGGTCTGCCGGTGATCCTCGTCCTGACCAAAGTCGACTGGGCGCGAAATCCGATCACGGGCAAGTACACCGCGGCCAAAGGGCTGGAAGAGTTCGTCGACTGGTTGGAGCATCCGGTCGACGAGAACGGACAGCCGCTCGCTATCCCCTACGAGCGCGTCATGCTCACATCGACCAGCGATCCGAACGGGAAGGGCAAGGGCCATGGACTCGGTGAGCTTGTCGCGGAGACGCTCGCACTCTCCCCCGAAGACGCGAAGGACGCCTTTCGCATTGCTCAGCGGCTCAACCTCCCGTGGAAGCGCGAGATGGTGCGCCCCATCATCGCCGGAGCCGCAGCGCTCGCAGCCACGGCAGCGGCGACGCCCATCCCCGTCGCGGATGCGGTGGCCTTGGCGCCGATCCAGCTCGGAATGATGGGCCGCATCGCAACGATCTACGACCTGGAGCTCAAGACGATGATGTCTGCCGGGGCACTGGCCCAGCTCGGCGTGCAGATCTCTGGGCAGGCACTGACGCGCAGCTTCATCAAGTTGGTTCCGGGCGTCGGTAGCGTCGTGAACGCGGGCGTCGCCGGCGCACTCACCGCGGCCACCGGCGAAGCGTGGATGCGCCTCTGCGAGCAGATATACACGGGCAAGATCGATCCGGCGACCTTGATGGATGGCGTAAGCGACTACCTCCCGAACTTCTTCGATGTGGCCCGCAAAGTGATGATGCAGAAGACCGCCAAGCCCTGACACGAAGTGCTCCCTCACCCCACGGCATCCACATCGTTGTCAGATGCACGAGCCAGGTGATTAGGCTTCCGGCATGACCGACCACGCGGTGCCGAATCTGCCATCCCGCGACTTCGACGCCACGATCACGTTCTACGGAGGGTTCGGGTTCGGACTGGTCCATCGCGACGCTGGCTGGCTGATCCTCCGCCGCAGGTCGCTCCAGTTGGAGTTCTTCGCGTTTCCCGGCCTCGTGCCCGAGGAGAGTTCCTTCATGTGCAGCATCCGCGTCGACGATGTCGATGAGCTGTACCGGCAGATCAGGGCGACCGGGGTCATCGAGGCGTCCGTCGGGTTCCCTCGGCTGCACCCCGTGGAGCCTCAGCCTTGGGGGCAGCGAGCGGGCTTCCTCGTCGACCCGGATGGGACGCAGCTGAATCTGATCGAGAACGTCGCCTGACGGTGTGTGGCGCTTCGACAAGCTCAG
This window contains:
- a CDS encoding GTPase family protein; protein product: MTGPDASERVDPPHEVDGQPFLDATSEAKSRYGRFNLAVIGGTGVGKSSLVNAVFGRDLAKVGKGLPVTRGVHYHHDDSLGIWDIEGFEIGSAVPPGEQLKRHLETISQRTSAEQIAVVWYCVKANDDRLTPADIEMIRELDARGLPVILVLTKVDWARNPITGKYTAAKGLEEFVDWLEHPVDENGQPLAIPYERVMLTSTSDPNGKGKGHGLGELVAETLALSPEDAKDAFRIAQRLNLPWKREMVRPIIAGAAALAATAAATPIPVADAVALAPIQLGMMGRIATIYDLELKTMMSAGALAQLGVQISGQALTRSFIKLVPGVGSVVNAGVAGALTAATGEAWMRLCEQIYTGKIDPATLMDGVSDYLPNFFDVARKVMMQKTAKP
- a CDS encoding bleomycin resistance protein produces the protein MTDHAVPNLPSRDFDATITFYGGFGFGLVHRDAGWLILRRRSLQLEFFAFPGLVPEESSFMCSIRVDDVDELYRQIRATGVIEASVGFPRLHPVEPQPWGQRAGFLVDPDGTQLNLIENVA